A DNA window from Ranitomeya imitator isolate aRanImi1 chromosome 2, aRanImi1.pri, whole genome shotgun sequence contains the following coding sequences:
- the LOC138667099 gene encoding zinc finger protein 674-like isoform X1 — translation MDKDRKKVTNNILKLTLEIIYLLTGEDYAVVKKTSEKYMTPCNYLYVSEVWGMIQSPHNEQKVLDLTYKIIELLTGEVSTAGAYSKSNGVNIEESRDFYIDVMDKKAVTSLDGSSQRNPQERCPSPFYSQYCPVEKKNVHLKHQNRGEDLINIKVEVIAAEEEMCVKNDHQCKKEEIPVPISRDGQYKSSKSRLFLSQCSKIEDRNMIQDCQKDQPFSQDILQGLPTSNVLPELLDHEDAPGTSHFLAQSIDHTGCKTFQCFECGKTFAKKSVLVEHQRIHTGEKPFSCSDCGKCFTQRSNLAQHQRIHTGENPFMCLECGKYFSKKSNLLRHQRIHSGEKPFACSDCGKRFTSKSQLEVHQRIHTGEKPFTCMDCGKCFIQKSDLVRHQKVHPDSRVTSIPQFGSLEGVSIDLPHTRIIATAFKVLQ, via the exons GATTACGCAGTAGTGAAGAAGACATCTGAGAAGTATATGACACCTTGCAACTATCTCTATGTATCAGAAGTATGGGGAATGATCCAGAGCCCTCACAATGAACAGAAGGTCCTAGATCTAACCTACAAGATTatagagctgctgactggagaggtgagcacTGCTGGAGCATACAGTAAGTCGAACGGAGTGAATATAGAGGAAAGCAGAGACTTCTACATTGATGTCATGGATAAAAAGGCTGTCACATCACTGG ATGGATCCAGTCAAAGAAATCCACAAGAGAGATGCCCAAGTCCTTTTTACTCACAATATTGCCCTGTGGAAAAGAAAAATGTGCACTTGAAGCATCAG AATCGGGGTGAAGATCTGATCAATATTAAAGTTGAAGTTATAGCAGCAGAAGAAGAAATGTGTGTGAAGAATGACCATCAGTGTAAGAAGGAAGAAATTCCTGTACCTATTAGCCGAG ATGGCCAGTACAAGAGCTCAAAGAGTCGGCTCTTTTTATCACAATGCTCCAAAATAGAAGATAGAAATATGATACAAGATTGTCAAAAGGATCAACCCTTTAGCCAAGATATACTCCAAGGACTTCCTACTTCAAATGTACTTCCTGAGCTCTTGGATCACGAAGATGCTCCAGGCACATCACATTTTCTTGCCCAAAGTATTGATCATACAGGATGTAAAACCTTTCAGTGTTTTGAATGTGGGAAAACTTTTGCTAAGAAATCAGTACTTGtagaacatcagagaattcacacaggggaaaaaccattttcatgttcagattgtggaaaatgttttacccagaGATCAAATCTTGCCcagcatcagagaattcacacaggggagaatccatttatgtgtttagaatgtgggaaatatttttccaaaaaatcAAATCTTCTcagacaccagagaattcacagtgGAGAAAAGCCATTTGCATGTTCTGACTGTGGAAAACGTTTTACAAGTAAAAGTCAGCTTGAGGTGCATCagcgaattcacacaggagagaagccatttacaTGTATggattgtggaaaatgttttattcagaagtcagatcttgttagacatcagaaggTTCACCCAGATTCAAGAGTCACCTCAATACCTCAATTTGGAAGCTTGGAAGGAGTTTCTATTGATCTCCCACATACCCGAATTATAGCTACTGCATTTAAAGTTTTACAATGA
- the LOC138667099 gene encoding zinc finger protein 19-like isoform X2 has protein sequence MTPCNYLYVSEVWGMIQSPHNEQKVLDLTYKIIELLTGEVSTAGAYSKSNGVNIEESRDFYIDVMDKKAVTSLDGSSQRNPQERCPSPFYSQYCPVEKKNVHLKHQNRGEDLINIKVEVIAAEEEMCVKNDHQCKKEEIPVPISRDGQYKSSKSRLFLSQCSKIEDRNMIQDCQKDQPFSQDILQGLPTSNVLPELLDHEDAPGTSHFLAQSIDHTGCKTFQCFECGKTFAKKSVLVEHQRIHTGEKPFSCSDCGKCFTQRSNLAQHQRIHTGENPFMCLECGKYFSKKSNLLRHQRIHSGEKPFACSDCGKRFTSKSQLEVHQRIHTGEKPFTCMDCGKCFIQKSDLVRHQKVHPDSRVTSIPQFGSLEGVSIDLPHTRIIATAFKVLQ, from the exons ATGACACCTTGCAACTATCTCTATGTATCAGAAGTATGGGGAATGATCCAGAGCCCTCACAATGAACAGAAGGTCCTAGATCTAACCTACAAGATTatagagctgctgactggagaggtgagcacTGCTGGAGCATACAGTAAGTCGAACGGAGTGAATATAGAGGAAAGCAGAGACTTCTACATTGATGTCATGGATAAAAAGGCTGTCACATCACTGG ATGGATCCAGTCAAAGAAATCCACAAGAGAGATGCCCAAGTCCTTTTTACTCACAATATTGCCCTGTGGAAAAGAAAAATGTGCACTTGAAGCATCAG AATCGGGGTGAAGATCTGATCAATATTAAAGTTGAAGTTATAGCAGCAGAAGAAGAAATGTGTGTGAAGAATGACCATCAGTGTAAGAAGGAAGAAATTCCTGTACCTATTAGCCGAG ATGGCCAGTACAAGAGCTCAAAGAGTCGGCTCTTTTTATCACAATGCTCCAAAATAGAAGATAGAAATATGATACAAGATTGTCAAAAGGATCAACCCTTTAGCCAAGATATACTCCAAGGACTTCCTACTTCAAATGTACTTCCTGAGCTCTTGGATCACGAAGATGCTCCAGGCACATCACATTTTCTTGCCCAAAGTATTGATCATACAGGATGTAAAACCTTTCAGTGTTTTGAATGTGGGAAAACTTTTGCTAAGAAATCAGTACTTGtagaacatcagagaattcacacaggggaaaaaccattttcatgttcagattgtggaaaatgttttacccagaGATCAAATCTTGCCcagcatcagagaattcacacaggggagaatccatttatgtgtttagaatgtgggaaatatttttccaaaaaatcAAATCTTCTcagacaccagagaattcacagtgGAGAAAAGCCATTTGCATGTTCTGACTGTGGAAAACGTTTTACAAGTAAAAGTCAGCTTGAGGTGCATCagcgaattcacacaggagagaagccatttacaTGTATggattgtggaaaatgttttattcagaagtcagatcttgttagacatcagaaggTTCACCCAGATTCAAGAGTCACCTCAATACCTCAATTTGGAAGCTTGGAAGGAGTTTCTATTGATCTCCCACATACCCGAATTATAGCTACTGCATTTAAAGTTTTACAATGA